From Myxocyprinus asiaticus isolate MX2 ecotype Aquarium Trade chromosome 10, UBuf_Myxa_2, whole genome shotgun sequence, the proteins below share one genomic window:
- the LOC127447368 gene encoding proteoglycan 4-like isoform X2: MYGNAYNFENGKIRQHTEKRKEKDFHRQTVAVKMNALEGSGDPEGGGSVNLTGKNKSRLKSFKSRLFGKISRKEDDSGLKQSQSESDITLGVDASEEDLSSQGMMGSRALSHDSIFLLEHSHKDPEPPKVLSQEIIHGNIRALQMKLRQQKMHLGLPPLPMKHPEDLVGSSEDDGLPHGPSELLCGEGSKSISNKASSQPLSPLPISPAPAPLSSFATSSGVDFNAPPQFTSLLDNSAARHRMSIKPKNQRVGAKNKRLITSSGSRPRSESLNNLERSSTKREEDEGLALVKEIPRARSYSSQVLHPGERLTASYIKSNLPVSHVMSLQGAGDSKQAENEHERSILSTSPHGPSLNELTPIESPVSTMGHESKKESKCLPKSDEAQTTKPPSPVVPIDRKGSEELCSSKLVKNSQSNLAPNVNPTVKTNVTTTQKPSIMQDEKKSNEVIQNKMDTLSKYGVQNAVTIENRQSKDQHLASTQAPANVICGVNLRPSSLRRNAPSTDEKSETKTLQPVTTVLAVGQEDHSQTESTKWKRPVSGSFHFTVSSDKYQERPRTASFTGVVGQARLKKEPPCPAKPSLNSKIQDQLSSQAEKRRQDTCADLPPESKMEEMAATNPMVPTKFTNLPVNPPQSRDVEESQNNEMQETGVEAREKEVQEGVEEAEEAGEDVTEDVEEENKREATNAFGVKLRSTSLSPKFRLEKSQNDRVKPLASQSDSTSCKEPEDQHTSTGCFRVDTKLKNPPLQTKEPSTSTFVVSSSSQPKSVCKDQGRGGFLLRQAEPPQLSSSPSKATKIVPSLPKEGIDLSPKETSAVSSQENTPTSSASEVSWMEMAREKTRSLQQLFASRLSDFPGLQTTTRPTTLNTAPPQTQTQKSTSQVNARITQNITSQQIATQPSLRQTSGRSSQLTTQFPPLQTHIRTTTTSQTSTIQICTNPTQTATSQLQVDSTSELQFESKIQICNSTTKLVQSTVTCKSNIQSTTHTVNTVKQLSSHPWTPQTPPIQQSSSLHTGPLQAPQTSVQSILHPIPPPAYTHLSSSPKLASHLVSPQSANAVSQDQPQKEGVISGKADMASEPQGKGNGLEDGRPMWAAGLGIKTSLVQRWESQTTAAAKAGEQTATTESRTTPQSTVPLRPISKVTGTDTGLDLRASVSSVPMRMAEREDKWQKKSMSPSSSSPSSSLSSSPLQSGHDSSQPSWMELAKRKSMAWSDKTMD, translated from the exons ATGTATGGAAACGCATATAATTTTGAAAACGGTAAAATCAGGCAACACACAGAAAAGAGGAAAGAGAAGGATTTTCACAGACAAA CTGTAGCGGTGAAGATGAATGCTCTGGAAGGTTCAGGAGACCCAGAGGGAGGAGGCAGTGTCAATTTAACAG GAAAAAATAAGTCCAGGTTAAAGTCTTTCAAGTCACGGCTGTTTGGGAAGATAAGCAGGAAAGAGGATGATAGTGGTCTGAAGCAGAGTCAGTCTGAGAGTGACATCACATTGGGTGTTGATGCCTCAGAGGAAGATCT CTCCTCCCAAGGCATGATGGGATCCCGGGCATTGTCACATGACAGCATTTTCCTGTTAGAGCACAGTCATAAAGACCCTGAGCCACCAAAAGTTCTGTCACAAGAAATCATTCATGGCAACATTCGAGCTCTGCAG ATGAAACTCAGGCAGCAGAAGATGCATTTAGGTCTTCCTCCCCTGCCTATGAAACATCCTGAAGACTTAGTTGGAAGTTCAGAGGATGATGGCCTTCCTCATGGTCCCTCTGAATTATTGTGTGGTGAGGGATCCAAGAGCATATCGAACAAG GCCTCTTCCCAGCCCCTCTCCCCTCTGCCCATTAGCCCAGCACCTGCTCCCCTCTCCTCATTTGCCACAAGTTCAGGGGTGGACTTCAACGCTCCTCCCCAGTTTACTTCTCTCTTGGACAACTCTGCTGCCCGTCACCGTATGTCCATCAAACCTAAGAACCAAAGGGTTGGTGCCAAGAACAAGAGGTTGATCACTTCA TCTGGAAGCAGACCACGTTCTGAGAGTTTGAACAACCTGGAACGTTCATCGACTAAGAGGGAGGAAGATGAAGGGCTAGCTCTTGTAAAAGAGATACCCCGTGCTCGCTCATATTCCTCTCAAGTGTTACACCCAGGAGAGAGGCTTACTGCTTCCTACATCAAGAGTAACCTTCCAGTTTCACATGTAATGTCTCTACAGGGTGCTGGAGATAGTAAACAAGCTGAAAATGAGCATGAGAGGAGCATCCTCTCCACATCTCCTCATGGCCCTAGCCTAAACGAGCTGACTCCCATTGAGTCACCAGTATCCACAATGGGCCACGAGTCTAAAAAAGAAAGTAAATGCCTTCCAAAATCAGATGAAGCCCAAACAACCAAACCCCCAAGCCCAGTGGTGCCAATCGATAGAAAGGGGAGTGAGGAACTCTGTAGCTCCAAACTAGTCAAGAACAGCCAAAGTAACCTGGCGCCAAATGTAAACCcaactgttaaaacaaatgtgacTACCACACAAAAACCAAGCATTATGCAAGATGAGAAGAAGTCTAATGAAGTAATACAAAACAAGATGGACACATTGAGCAAATATGGTGTTCAGAATGCAGTAACTATAGAAAATCGCCAGTCAAAAGACCAGCACCTGGCTTCTACTCAAGCTCCAGCAAACGTGATTTGTGGAGTGAATCTGAGACCATCATCTCTGAGGAGAAATGCACCTTCCACAGATGAAAAGAGTGAGACCAAGACACTTCAGCCAGTCACCACAGTGTTGGCTGTTGGTCAGGAAGATCACTCTCAGACAGAGTCCACTAAGTGGAAGAGACCGGTGTCTGGATCATTCCACTTCACTGTCTCTTCAGACAAGTACCAGGAGCGGCCAAGGACTGCAAGCTTCACTGGAGTAGTTGGGCAAGCCAGACTGAAAAAAGAACCTCCATGTCCTGCAAAACCTTCTTTAAATTCCAAGATACAGGACCAACTTAGTTCACAAGCTGAGAAAAGAAGACAAGACACATGTGCTGACTTACCACCGGAATCAAAGATGGAAGAAATGGCAGCTACCAATCCAATGGTTCCAACAAAGTTTACCAATCTACCAGTGAACCCTCCTCAGTCCAGGGATGTGGAGGAGAGTCAGAACAATGAGATGCAGGAGACTGGGGTTGAGGCTAGAGAGAAAGAGGTTCAGGAGGGAGTGGAGGAAGCAGAAGAGGCAGGTGAGGATGTGACAGAAGATGTTGAGGAGGAAAACAAGAGAGAAGCTACAAATGCTTTTGGAGTAAAGCTGCGCTCCACCTCTCTTTCACCAAAGTTTCGCTTGGAAAAGTCACAAAATGACAGGGTAAAACCTCTAGCCTCACAGTCTGATTCAACCAGCTGCAAGGAACCTGAGGACCAGCACACTAGCACGGGCTGTTTCAGAGTTGATACAAAACTCAAAAACCCTCCTCTGCAAACCAAAGAGCCCTCCACCTCAACCTTTGTTGTGTCCTCCAGTTCCCAACCCAAGAGTGTCTGCAAAGACCAAGGGAGAGGTGGATTTCTCCTCAGACAGgctg AACCTCCTCAGCTATCATCTTCACCCAGTAAAGCCACTAAGATTGTACCTTCACTACCAAAAGAAGGAATAGATTTGTCTCCAAAAGAGACTTCAGCTGTGTCCTCTCAGGAAAACACACCAACATCTTCAGCCTCCGAGGTGTCCTGGATGGAGATGGCTAGAGAAAAGACCAGAAGTCTACAACAGCTCTTTGCCAGTAGACTGTCCGACTTCCCTGGCTTGCAAACAACCACACGACCAACAACCTTGAACACAGCACCGCcacaaacccaaacccaaaaaTCCACCTCACAAGTCAATGCAAGAATTACACAAAACATTACAAGTCAGCAGATAGCAACACAGCCTTCTCTGAGACAAACATCTGGAAGATCTTCACAACTTACCACTCAGTTTCCACCTTTGCAAACCCACATTAGAACAACAACTACAAGCCAAACTTCAACAATACAAATTTGTACAAATCCAACTCAGACAGCCACCAGTCAATTACAAGTTGACAGTACCAGTGAACTTCAGTTTGAGTCTAAAATCCAAATTTGTAATTCGACAACTAAATTAGTTCAGTCTACAGTTACATGCAAATCGAACATCCAATCCACTACTCACACTGTAAACACAGTAAAACAGCTGTCATCACATCCATGGACACCACAAACACCACCCATCCAACAGTCGTCATCACTGCATACAGGACCCCTTCAGGCTCCACAGACCTCTGTACAATCTATACTCCATCCCATACCTCCGCCAGCTTACACACATCTATCGTCAAGCCCCAAGTTAGCATCCCACCTGGTCTCCCCACAGTCTGCCAATGCTGTCTCACAGGATCAACCTCAGAAGGAGGGGGTAATCTCAGGGAAAGCTGACATGGCATCTGAGCCTCAGGGGAAGGGGAATGGGTTAGAGGATGGAAGACCAATGTGGGCAGCAGGATTAGGAATCAAGACCTCACTGGTGCAGCGCTGGGAGAGCCAAACCACTGCTGCAGCCAAG gcaggcgagCAGACAGCCACAACAGAGTCCCGAACCACACCTCAATCAACCGTTCCTCTCAGACCTATCTCAAAGGTCACAGGAACAGACACAGGACTAGACCTAA GAGCATCAGTTTCCTCTGTTCCCATGAGGATGGCAGAAAGAGAGGATAAATGGCAGAAGAAATCCATGTCACCATCATCGTCATCACCTTCATCATCACTGTCATCATCTCCTCTGCAGTCTGGGCATGATAGTAGCCAGCCATCCTGGATGGAGCTGGCCAAGAGGAAATCAATGGCATGGAGTGATAAGACAATGGACTAA
- the LOC127447368 gene encoding proteoglycan 4-like isoform X1, with amino-acid sequence MNDIRIAAPDFVLSPICFQSPCLSENVCDWDKAVVFCLMYGNAYNFENGKIRQHTEKRKEKDFHRQTVAVKMNALEGSGDPEGGGSVNLTGKNKSRLKSFKSRLFGKISRKEDDSGLKQSQSESDITLGVDASEEDLSSQGMMGSRALSHDSIFLLEHSHKDPEPPKVLSQEIIHGNIRALQMKLRQQKMHLGLPPLPMKHPEDLVGSSEDDGLPHGPSELLCGEGSKSISNKASSQPLSPLPISPAPAPLSSFATSSGVDFNAPPQFTSLLDNSAARHRMSIKPKNQRVGAKNKRLITSSGSRPRSESLNNLERSSTKREEDEGLALVKEIPRARSYSSQVLHPGERLTASYIKSNLPVSHVMSLQGAGDSKQAENEHERSILSTSPHGPSLNELTPIESPVSTMGHESKKESKCLPKSDEAQTTKPPSPVVPIDRKGSEELCSSKLVKNSQSNLAPNVNPTVKTNVTTTQKPSIMQDEKKSNEVIQNKMDTLSKYGVQNAVTIENRQSKDQHLASTQAPANVICGVNLRPSSLRRNAPSTDEKSETKTLQPVTTVLAVGQEDHSQTESTKWKRPVSGSFHFTVSSDKYQERPRTASFTGVVGQARLKKEPPCPAKPSLNSKIQDQLSSQAEKRRQDTCADLPPESKMEEMAATNPMVPTKFTNLPVNPPQSRDVEESQNNEMQETGVEAREKEVQEGVEEAEEAGEDVTEDVEEENKREATNAFGVKLRSTSLSPKFRLEKSQNDRVKPLASQSDSTSCKEPEDQHTSTGCFRVDTKLKNPPLQTKEPSTSTFVVSSSSQPKSVCKDQGRGGFLLRQAEPPQLSSSPSKATKIVPSLPKEGIDLSPKETSAVSSQENTPTSSASEVSWMEMAREKTRSLQQLFASRLSDFPGLQTTTRPTTLNTAPPQTQTQKSTSQVNARITQNITSQQIATQPSLRQTSGRSSQLTTQFPPLQTHIRTTTTSQTSTIQICTNPTQTATSQLQVDSTSELQFESKIQICNSTTKLVQSTVTCKSNIQSTTHTVNTVKQLSSHPWTPQTPPIQQSSSLHTGPLQAPQTSVQSILHPIPPPAYTHLSSSPKLASHLVSPQSANAVSQDQPQKEGVISGKADMASEPQGKGNGLEDGRPMWAAGLGIKTSLVQRWESQTTAAAKAGEQTATTESRTTPQSTVPLRPISKVTGTDTGLDLRASVSSVPMRMAEREDKWQKKSMSPSSSSPSSSLSSSPLQSGHDSSQPSWMELAKRKSMAWSDKTMD; translated from the exons TGCTGCTCCTGATTTTGTACTTTCTCCAATCTGCTTCCAGTCCCCCTGTCTCTCTGAAAATGTTTGTGATTGGGACAAGGCTGTCGTGTTTTGTTTGATGTATGGAAACGCATATAATTTTGAAAACGGTAAAATCAGGCAACACACAGAAAAGAGGAAAGAGAAGGATTTTCACAGACAAA CTGTAGCGGTGAAGATGAATGCTCTGGAAGGTTCAGGAGACCCAGAGGGAGGAGGCAGTGTCAATTTAACAG GAAAAAATAAGTCCAGGTTAAAGTCTTTCAAGTCACGGCTGTTTGGGAAGATAAGCAGGAAAGAGGATGATAGTGGTCTGAAGCAGAGTCAGTCTGAGAGTGACATCACATTGGGTGTTGATGCCTCAGAGGAAGATCT CTCCTCCCAAGGCATGATGGGATCCCGGGCATTGTCACATGACAGCATTTTCCTGTTAGAGCACAGTCATAAAGACCCTGAGCCACCAAAAGTTCTGTCACAAGAAATCATTCATGGCAACATTCGAGCTCTGCAG ATGAAACTCAGGCAGCAGAAGATGCATTTAGGTCTTCCTCCCCTGCCTATGAAACATCCTGAAGACTTAGTTGGAAGTTCAGAGGATGATGGCCTTCCTCATGGTCCCTCTGAATTATTGTGTGGTGAGGGATCCAAGAGCATATCGAACAAG GCCTCTTCCCAGCCCCTCTCCCCTCTGCCCATTAGCCCAGCACCTGCTCCCCTCTCCTCATTTGCCACAAGTTCAGGGGTGGACTTCAACGCTCCTCCCCAGTTTACTTCTCTCTTGGACAACTCTGCTGCCCGTCACCGTATGTCCATCAAACCTAAGAACCAAAGGGTTGGTGCCAAGAACAAGAGGTTGATCACTTCA TCTGGAAGCAGACCACGTTCTGAGAGTTTGAACAACCTGGAACGTTCATCGACTAAGAGGGAGGAAGATGAAGGGCTAGCTCTTGTAAAAGAGATACCCCGTGCTCGCTCATATTCCTCTCAAGTGTTACACCCAGGAGAGAGGCTTACTGCTTCCTACATCAAGAGTAACCTTCCAGTTTCACATGTAATGTCTCTACAGGGTGCTGGAGATAGTAAACAAGCTGAAAATGAGCATGAGAGGAGCATCCTCTCCACATCTCCTCATGGCCCTAGCCTAAACGAGCTGACTCCCATTGAGTCACCAGTATCCACAATGGGCCACGAGTCTAAAAAAGAAAGTAAATGCCTTCCAAAATCAGATGAAGCCCAAACAACCAAACCCCCAAGCCCAGTGGTGCCAATCGATAGAAAGGGGAGTGAGGAACTCTGTAGCTCCAAACTAGTCAAGAACAGCCAAAGTAACCTGGCGCCAAATGTAAACCcaactgttaaaacaaatgtgacTACCACACAAAAACCAAGCATTATGCAAGATGAGAAGAAGTCTAATGAAGTAATACAAAACAAGATGGACACATTGAGCAAATATGGTGTTCAGAATGCAGTAACTATAGAAAATCGCCAGTCAAAAGACCAGCACCTGGCTTCTACTCAAGCTCCAGCAAACGTGATTTGTGGAGTGAATCTGAGACCATCATCTCTGAGGAGAAATGCACCTTCCACAGATGAAAAGAGTGAGACCAAGACACTTCAGCCAGTCACCACAGTGTTGGCTGTTGGTCAGGAAGATCACTCTCAGACAGAGTCCACTAAGTGGAAGAGACCGGTGTCTGGATCATTCCACTTCACTGTCTCTTCAGACAAGTACCAGGAGCGGCCAAGGACTGCAAGCTTCACTGGAGTAGTTGGGCAAGCCAGACTGAAAAAAGAACCTCCATGTCCTGCAAAACCTTCTTTAAATTCCAAGATACAGGACCAACTTAGTTCACAAGCTGAGAAAAGAAGACAAGACACATGTGCTGACTTACCACCGGAATCAAAGATGGAAGAAATGGCAGCTACCAATCCAATGGTTCCAACAAAGTTTACCAATCTACCAGTGAACCCTCCTCAGTCCAGGGATGTGGAGGAGAGTCAGAACAATGAGATGCAGGAGACTGGGGTTGAGGCTAGAGAGAAAGAGGTTCAGGAGGGAGTGGAGGAAGCAGAAGAGGCAGGTGAGGATGTGACAGAAGATGTTGAGGAGGAAAACAAGAGAGAAGCTACAAATGCTTTTGGAGTAAAGCTGCGCTCCACCTCTCTTTCACCAAAGTTTCGCTTGGAAAAGTCACAAAATGACAGGGTAAAACCTCTAGCCTCACAGTCTGATTCAACCAGCTGCAAGGAACCTGAGGACCAGCACACTAGCACGGGCTGTTTCAGAGTTGATACAAAACTCAAAAACCCTCCTCTGCAAACCAAAGAGCCCTCCACCTCAACCTTTGTTGTGTCCTCCAGTTCCCAACCCAAGAGTGTCTGCAAAGACCAAGGGAGAGGTGGATTTCTCCTCAGACAGgctg AACCTCCTCAGCTATCATCTTCACCCAGTAAAGCCACTAAGATTGTACCTTCACTACCAAAAGAAGGAATAGATTTGTCTCCAAAAGAGACTTCAGCTGTGTCCTCTCAGGAAAACACACCAACATCTTCAGCCTCCGAGGTGTCCTGGATGGAGATGGCTAGAGAAAAGACCAGAAGTCTACAACAGCTCTTTGCCAGTAGACTGTCCGACTTCCCTGGCTTGCAAACAACCACACGACCAACAACCTTGAACACAGCACCGCcacaaacccaaacccaaaaaTCCACCTCACAAGTCAATGCAAGAATTACACAAAACATTACAAGTCAGCAGATAGCAACACAGCCTTCTCTGAGACAAACATCTGGAAGATCTTCACAACTTACCACTCAGTTTCCACCTTTGCAAACCCACATTAGAACAACAACTACAAGCCAAACTTCAACAATACAAATTTGTACAAATCCAACTCAGACAGCCACCAGTCAATTACAAGTTGACAGTACCAGTGAACTTCAGTTTGAGTCTAAAATCCAAATTTGTAATTCGACAACTAAATTAGTTCAGTCTACAGTTACATGCAAATCGAACATCCAATCCACTACTCACACTGTAAACACAGTAAAACAGCTGTCATCACATCCATGGACACCACAAACACCACCCATCCAACAGTCGTCATCACTGCATACAGGACCCCTTCAGGCTCCACAGACCTCTGTACAATCTATACTCCATCCCATACCTCCGCCAGCTTACACACATCTATCGTCAAGCCCCAAGTTAGCATCCCACCTGGTCTCCCCACAGTCTGCCAATGCTGTCTCACAGGATCAACCTCAGAAGGAGGGGGTAATCTCAGGGAAAGCTGACATGGCATCTGAGCCTCAGGGGAAGGGGAATGGGTTAGAGGATGGAAGACCAATGTGGGCAGCAGGATTAGGAATCAAGACCTCACTGGTGCAGCGCTGGGAGAGCCAAACCACTGCTGCAGCCAAG gcaggcgagCAGACAGCCACAACAGAGTCCCGAACCACACCTCAATCAACCGTTCCTCTCAGACCTATCTCAAAGGTCACAGGAACAGACACAGGACTAGACCTAA GAGCATCAGTTTCCTCTGTTCCCATGAGGATGGCAGAAAGAGAGGATAAATGGCAGAAGAAATCCATGTCACCATCATCGTCATCACCTTCATCATCACTGTCATCATCTCCTCTGCAGTCTGGGCATGATAGTAGCCAGCCATCCTGGATGGAGCTGGCCAAGAGGAAATCAATGGCATGGAGTGATAAGACAATGGACTAA
- the LOC127447368 gene encoding proteoglycan 4-like isoform X3, which yields MTSESVAVKMNALEGSGDPEGGGSVNLTGKNKSRLKSFKSRLFGKISRKEDDSGLKQSQSESDITLGVDASEEDLSSQGMMGSRALSHDSIFLLEHSHKDPEPPKVLSQEIIHGNIRALQMKLRQQKMHLGLPPLPMKHPEDLVGSSEDDGLPHGPSELLCGEGSKSISNKASSQPLSPLPISPAPAPLSSFATSSGVDFNAPPQFTSLLDNSAARHRMSIKPKNQRVGAKNKRLITSSGSRPRSESLNNLERSSTKREEDEGLALVKEIPRARSYSSQVLHPGERLTASYIKSNLPVSHVMSLQGAGDSKQAENEHERSILSTSPHGPSLNELTPIESPVSTMGHESKKESKCLPKSDEAQTTKPPSPVVPIDRKGSEELCSSKLVKNSQSNLAPNVNPTVKTNVTTTQKPSIMQDEKKSNEVIQNKMDTLSKYGVQNAVTIENRQSKDQHLASTQAPANVICGVNLRPSSLRRNAPSTDEKSETKTLQPVTTVLAVGQEDHSQTESTKWKRPVSGSFHFTVSSDKYQERPRTASFTGVVGQARLKKEPPCPAKPSLNSKIQDQLSSQAEKRRQDTCADLPPESKMEEMAATNPMVPTKFTNLPVNPPQSRDVEESQNNEMQETGVEAREKEVQEGVEEAEEAGEDVTEDVEEENKREATNAFGVKLRSTSLSPKFRLEKSQNDRVKPLASQSDSTSCKEPEDQHTSTGCFRVDTKLKNPPLQTKEPSTSTFVVSSSSQPKSVCKDQGRGGFLLRQAEPPQLSSSPSKATKIVPSLPKEGIDLSPKETSAVSSQENTPTSSASEVSWMEMAREKTRSLQQLFASRLSDFPGLQTTTRPTTLNTAPPQTQTQKSTSQVNARITQNITSQQIATQPSLRQTSGRSSQLTTQFPPLQTHIRTTTTSQTSTIQICTNPTQTATSQLQVDSTSELQFESKIQICNSTTKLVQSTVTCKSNIQSTTHTVNTVKQLSSHPWTPQTPPIQQSSSLHTGPLQAPQTSVQSILHPIPPPAYTHLSSSPKLASHLVSPQSANAVSQDQPQKEGVISGKADMASEPQGKGNGLEDGRPMWAAGLGIKTSLVQRWESQTTAAAKAGEQTATTESRTTPQSTVPLRPISKVTGTDTGLDLRASVSSVPMRMAEREDKWQKKSMSPSSSSPSSSLSSSPLQSGHDSSQPSWMELAKRKSMAWSDKTMD from the exons CTGTAGCGGTGAAGATGAATGCTCTGGAAGGTTCAGGAGACCCAGAGGGAGGAGGCAGTGTCAATTTAACAG GAAAAAATAAGTCCAGGTTAAAGTCTTTCAAGTCACGGCTGTTTGGGAAGATAAGCAGGAAAGAGGATGATAGTGGTCTGAAGCAGAGTCAGTCTGAGAGTGACATCACATTGGGTGTTGATGCCTCAGAGGAAGATCT CTCCTCCCAAGGCATGATGGGATCCCGGGCATTGTCACATGACAGCATTTTCCTGTTAGAGCACAGTCATAAAGACCCTGAGCCACCAAAAGTTCTGTCACAAGAAATCATTCATGGCAACATTCGAGCTCTGCAG ATGAAACTCAGGCAGCAGAAGATGCATTTAGGTCTTCCTCCCCTGCCTATGAAACATCCTGAAGACTTAGTTGGAAGTTCAGAGGATGATGGCCTTCCTCATGGTCCCTCTGAATTATTGTGTGGTGAGGGATCCAAGAGCATATCGAACAAG GCCTCTTCCCAGCCCCTCTCCCCTCTGCCCATTAGCCCAGCACCTGCTCCCCTCTCCTCATTTGCCACAAGTTCAGGGGTGGACTTCAACGCTCCTCCCCAGTTTACTTCTCTCTTGGACAACTCTGCTGCCCGTCACCGTATGTCCATCAAACCTAAGAACCAAAGGGTTGGTGCCAAGAACAAGAGGTTGATCACTTCA TCTGGAAGCAGACCACGTTCTGAGAGTTTGAACAACCTGGAACGTTCATCGACTAAGAGGGAGGAAGATGAAGGGCTAGCTCTTGTAAAAGAGATACCCCGTGCTCGCTCATATTCCTCTCAAGTGTTACACCCAGGAGAGAGGCTTACTGCTTCCTACATCAAGAGTAACCTTCCAGTTTCACATGTAATGTCTCTACAGGGTGCTGGAGATAGTAAACAAGCTGAAAATGAGCATGAGAGGAGCATCCTCTCCACATCTCCTCATGGCCCTAGCCTAAACGAGCTGACTCCCATTGAGTCACCAGTATCCACAATGGGCCACGAGTCTAAAAAAGAAAGTAAATGCCTTCCAAAATCAGATGAAGCCCAAACAACCAAACCCCCAAGCCCAGTGGTGCCAATCGATAGAAAGGGGAGTGAGGAACTCTGTAGCTCCAAACTAGTCAAGAACAGCCAAAGTAACCTGGCGCCAAATGTAAACCcaactgttaaaacaaatgtgacTACCACACAAAAACCAAGCATTATGCAAGATGAGAAGAAGTCTAATGAAGTAATACAAAACAAGATGGACACATTGAGCAAATATGGTGTTCAGAATGCAGTAACTATAGAAAATCGCCAGTCAAAAGACCAGCACCTGGCTTCTACTCAAGCTCCAGCAAACGTGATTTGTGGAGTGAATCTGAGACCATCATCTCTGAGGAGAAATGCACCTTCCACAGATGAAAAGAGTGAGACCAAGACACTTCAGCCAGTCACCACAGTGTTGGCTGTTGGTCAGGAAGATCACTCTCAGACAGAGTCCACTAAGTGGAAGAGACCGGTGTCTGGATCATTCCACTTCACTGTCTCTTCAGACAAGTACCAGGAGCGGCCAAGGACTGCAAGCTTCACTGGAGTAGTTGGGCAAGCCAGACTGAAAAAAGAACCTCCATGTCCTGCAAAACCTTCTTTAAATTCCAAGATACAGGACCAACTTAGTTCACAAGCTGAGAAAAGAAGACAAGACACATGTGCTGACTTACCACCGGAATCAAAGATGGAAGAAATGGCAGCTACCAATCCAATGGTTCCAACAAAGTTTACCAATCTACCAGTGAACCCTCCTCAGTCCAGGGATGTGGAGGAGAGTCAGAACAATGAGATGCAGGAGACTGGGGTTGAGGCTAGAGAGAAAGAGGTTCAGGAGGGAGTGGAGGAAGCAGAAGAGGCAGGTGAGGATGTGACAGAAGATGTTGAGGAGGAAAACAAGAGAGAAGCTACAAATGCTTTTGGAGTAAAGCTGCGCTCCACCTCTCTTTCACCAAAGTTTCGCTTGGAAAAGTCACAAAATGACAGGGTAAAACCTCTAGCCTCACAGTCTGATTCAACCAGCTGCAAGGAACCTGAGGACCAGCACACTAGCACGGGCTGTTTCAGAGTTGATACAAAACTCAAAAACCCTCCTCTGCAAACCAAAGAGCCCTCCACCTCAACCTTTGTTGTGTCCTCCAGTTCCCAACCCAAGAGTGTCTGCAAAGACCAAGGGAGAGGTGGATTTCTCCTCAGACAGgctg AACCTCCTCAGCTATCATCTTCACCCAGTAAAGCCACTAAGATTGTACCTTCACTACCAAAAGAAGGAATAGATTTGTCTCCAAAAGAGACTTCAGCTGTGTCCTCTCAGGAAAACACACCAACATCTTCAGCCTCCGAGGTGTCCTGGATGGAGATGGCTAGAGAAAAGACCAGAAGTCTACAACAGCTCTTTGCCAGTAGACTGTCCGACTTCCCTGGCTTGCAAACAACCACACGACCAACAACCTTGAACACAGCACCGCcacaaacccaaacccaaaaaTCCACCTCACAAGTCAATGCAAGAATTACACAAAACATTACAAGTCAGCAGATAGCAACACAGCCTTCTCTGAGACAAACATCTGGAAGATCTTCACAACTTACCACTCAGTTTCCACCTTTGCAAACCCACATTAGAACAACAACTACAAGCCAAACTTCAACAATACAAATTTGTACAAATCCAACTCAGACAGCCACCAGTCAATTACAAGTTGACAGTACCAGTGAACTTCAGTTTGAGTCTAAAATCCAAATTTGTAATTCGACAACTAAATTAGTTCAGTCTACAGTTACATGCAAATCGAACATCCAATCCACTACTCACACTGTAAACACAGTAAAACAGCTGTCATCACATCCATGGACACCACAAACACCACCCATCCAACAGTCGTCATCACTGCATACAGGACCCCTTCAGGCTCCACAGACCTCTGTACAATCTATACTCCATCCCATACCTCCGCCAGCTTACACACATCTATCGTCAAGCCCCAAGTTAGCATCCCACCTGGTCTCCCCACAGTCTGCCAATGCTGTCTCACAGGATCAACCTCAGAAGGAGGGGGTAATCTCAGGGAAAGCTGACATGGCATCTGAGCCTCAGGGGAAGGGGAATGGGTTAGAGGATGGAAGACCAATGTGGGCAGCAGGATTAGGAATCAAGACCTCACTGGTGCAGCGCTGGGAGAGCCAAACCACTGCTGCAGCCAAG gcaggcgagCAGACAGCCACAACAGAGTCCCGAACCACACCTCAATCAACCGTTCCTCTCAGACCTATCTCAAAGGTCACAGGAACAGACACAGGACTAGACCTAA GAGCATCAGTTTCCTCTGTTCCCATGAGGATGGCAGAAAGAGAGGATAAATGGCAGAAGAAATCCATGTCACCATCATCGTCATCACCTTCATCATCACTGTCATCATCTCCTCTGCAGTCTGGGCATGATAGTAGCCAGCCATCCTGGATGGAGCTGGCCAAGAGGAAATCAATGGCATGGAGTGATAAGACAATGGACTAA